The DNA sequence CGGAGTCAGTCCCGGTATAGATTGTCAGATCTTCCAGATCCTGAAAACTGAGTCCAACAGGGCCTGCACCGCCCACTGTCCCATTACCGGGTAAGGTGCTGACAATATTGATCGCATCGCCGGTGGTATCTCCAGAATCATCGATGATCAACTCATCCGCCCCCCCGTTACCGTCAAACGAGAAATCACTCAGAATATAGTCAACTATGCCACCATTGTTGAGGGGCCCACCATTACTATCGATGATTGCCTGATCCCCATCGCTATCACCATATACGACAATTCCGAATGGTGCAGCCATGAGTCCACCGTTCAGATTAGCAATGCCACCGACACCTGGATCTCCATTTCCATGATCGACACTGATCGTAATGCTTGAGTTAGGAGCCGAAACACTTGCATTCAAATTGATGGTAAAATTATCACCGGCAAAGAACGAGACTCCCGAACTAACTGATGATACAGATACACCGGCATCAACGATGATGTCCTCACCGGCAGCTACTGAATCGCCAGTCTGCAGCAACACAGCCCCCGAACCACTCACATTATTCGAAACCTGCAGTGAGTCCGAAGTGATAATCGTGACCCTGCCATCTGCGGGTGTTGTACTCGTCGCATCCACACCGGCCGGATAGATGCTCACCGTACCAATCGTCAGCGTACCGGTATTGATAATGTTGAATACGCCATTCTGGGCACGACCGGCCAACGTCGTCACGGCCGTTTCGATGCCTGCCACTTCAGTGCCGGCTTCCAGATAGGCATTGGCGGCGGTAATCAGGGGATCTTCTGCGGCGGTGATATCCAGAATCGCTCCAGCAGCGGAATCCACACTCACCGTTCCCCCTGCACTCTGCAGATCTGCAATTTTGGCATTGCCTGTTGCGCTCACGTCAATTAACCCGCCATGAGCATTCACTAAACTCCCATCATATTGCGTGAAGTCGCCGCCCCCCACACCATTAAAATCTGCAGCCAAAGTTACGGCAGCAGAGGATGTAGTGTTGACCAGAGAAGTCGCGTAAAGGTACAGAAAATTGTCCGCCAGCAAGTCAATCGAACCACCGTTTGTCTGAACCAGGCCTGAAATGAGTGTATTGATATCGCTATGCACAACAATCGATGATCCTGCACCGGTTGCTTCGATATCCTCATTGAGGAACAGTGTCCCACCAATATCCAGATTGATATTGCCACCTGCCGTAATCCCATCCAGCCCATTGACAGATCCTACTGTTGTCTGAAGCGTATCCAGATAAACGTCACCGGTTGTCGTATCGGCGGCAACCGTGTTGATCGCCAGATCGAGATCACCGGCACCGGCAACACCAATGCCGCTCGCGGCCCGCAGGGCGAGCTTATCCGCGGTGATCAATGCGGCTTCTGCTGCGGTATTATCATAAATCCCCCCGGCGTCGGAATCGACCATGACCGTCGCCCCCCGCAGATCTGCAATGTTGATGTTCGTGTAGGCTGTCACGTTCAGAGTTCCATCCTGCGCGTCGACCAAACTTCCCAGTACCTGCGTAATGGCACCAGAGCCGTTATTGTCGTAGTCCGCAGCCAGCGTGATCGTTGCAGTGGAGGTACCTGAGGTCGTCTGGACCACCGAAGCGCCATAGAGATAAATGTTATTGTCGGCCCGCAGGCTGATCGCCCCGCTCGTGGTCTGCACCGTACCGTATGCGGTAAAATGGGAAGCCGAATCGATTTCCACCGCATAGGTGGTGTTTGAAATCGTCGACCCGGAGGACTGGAGGAACTCCAATGATGTGGATTCCAACTGCAGGTTCCCGCCGGAAGCAGTGATATCTTCGTACACAACCATCCCTTCAGCCGTGATTTTCGAAGCCGCCCCGACCGTCACTCCGTTCAATCCACCGGCAGCCCCGATCTGCAGGGTGCCTGCATCATCAGCGTACAGGCTGCCTGTGATGTCTGCTTCGAGACTGGTGACCGCCAGGTTGAGTTCCGATCCCAGGCCGCCGGCATTTCCGGTGGCTTCCAGTGTCAGTAATCCTGCGGTTACCAGGCTGGTCCCCGTAATCGAACCATTGGTCGCATCCAGGGAAACATTACCCGAAGTCGTGACGGCCGCATTCAGATTGATACTGCCGGCATTGATGTCCAGGTTGCCTGTTCCACATTGGTTGCAGCGGTCTGGAAGTTGACCGCGTCATCGGTGCCGGCATTGACGATCAGGTTGGCGCTGAATCCGCCACCCACTCCCTGAATATTGACCGTATCCGCGCCAGATCCACCGCCGACTTCGGTATTGATAGTCAATGACGCTGTCGGGTTACTGAATGTCGTCGTCTCACCTAAAGTAGAAATGACGTTGGTCAGCCCGGCACCGGCGGAAGTGACGGTAATCGTTTCCGCACCGCCAACGTAGTTTAATGTGACATTCGTCGCGGTAATTGTTGAAGCAACCGGTTCAAGGCCGGTGTAGGTAATGAAGTCGGTCCCCGAACCGTTGAGACGCACACCACCATCGCTGGCACTGTCATAACGGTATTCGACATCGGTAGCGGAACCAGTCAGCCCCAAGCTGTCAAAGCCAGCGCCACCACCGCCGTTGTAGATCACGTTGATGCCGGATGCGGCCAGTGAGGTATCGACGTTAAGATAATTATCTCCTGAGCTGCCGTTGATGATAATTGAACGGCCGGCGGGAATCGTACTAGCGGGGAAAGAAATCGTATGCACGTCGACCAAGGTCGATCCCACGGGTGCCTGCAGAATGTTGTCCGGGTCCGTAATTGTGATTAGACCGGTTCCACTGTCATAAGAAATCGAGACGTTAGAGGTGAAAGCATTCAATATAAAGTCGCCGTCGACGGTAAAGCTGCCGTAGCTGTTGGGGGACAGGACTTTTTCGTAGACAAATGCGGCACCTTCAAAAGCATAGTTGTGAGCATGATTAGGCGCCCCTCCTACGATGGTGGAACCGCTGACCGAAACGGCTGTGCCAAAAGAACCACTGCCGGAATTATGCGATGCATAAACCCTCTCGGCATTCGAAGAGTTTGAAACATCAAAGATGTATACTGAGCCGGCATCTGGGTAAGAATAATCATTTTCGGGGGAGCCGACTACGACGATGTCTCCGCTGACAGCAACAGCAGAACCAAAATGATCCTGATAACCAATATCGTAAAAACCATTATTATTCGCAGTTAAGTTAATGTACGCGTTCCAATTGTTTGCAGCAGAGTAGACAGCGACAAAACCAGAATCCCCAACTCCATAAGCATTGAAGTAGGGAACTCCCACAACTGCGTAGTCAGTGTCAATGGCGACCGAATAGCCATACCGTGCTCCAGATTGTGTGCCTGTGACTGATTTAATTTCTGACCAGGTGTCATCAGCGACACCCGGGTTGGCACCTTCATTCCGCTCAAACCAGTACGCAGCCCCGTAACCTCCGTTATAAGTAGAGGCACCGGCGATAATCGTATTCCCGTCCGCGCTGATGTCGACCGCCCCCCCTAACCGGGCATCATACGATGGACTATTCGCTTTGATTTTCGTTTCATGAACAGTACCCGACCAGTCATCCAGTTCAGAATCGAAAACATAAACGGTACCAGTCTGATATCCTCCCTGGCCATCAAATTGTGCCCCCACGACAGCTGTATTGCCACTGATCGCCACAGAATTGCCAAAAAAATCCTGGTTGAATGAAGGCACTACAGTACGCGTGAGTGCGCGAACCATGTTCCAGGAATCATCAAGCAATGAAGGAGTACCGTTATCGTCCAACTGATAGACAAAAGCGGCACCGGGATAAGCAGTATGACCGGAAAAGGTTGCACCAACAATCAGCTTATCCCCGTCAATATCTACTGAGGCTCCGAACTGATCACCTATAGGATCCCCATTTCCAGGATTGAGGAGTGTCTGCTGGTATGCCCAGGTATCATCATTCAGATTATGGGGAGTGCCATTATCAAAGCGGCGATAGAGATAAACCGCACCTGAATCGACATAGTTACCTCCAGGGTTATTAGTTGAACCAGCATCGGCTCCTGGTGCGCCAACGACCATCCAGTTGCCATCGACGGCAACGGCAGATCCGTCAAAGTCCGCAGTATAAGGTGTTCCCGATCCGGGACCAGATAAAAGTTCGCCTCTGCTGAAGACCGTCAACAGTGTGCGGTCTTCCAGAACCTCCGTCGTGGAGATCTGATTGCTGCGAGCGGTTTGCCAGCGTTGGCGGAGGGCCCGGCGGTCACGGGAACGAAAGACAGGACGTTTACGGAGACGGGAGGTGACGTTAGCAAGCCAGTTGGTAAGCAGCATCCTGGTTACTCCTCAGAAGTAAATTTTTCAGCTTAACAGTGGGGCCGAAATCGATGATGTGACTCTCTGATTTCGACAGACCGGGCAGGCCGAATGGATGCTCTTACTCTTTATTTCACTTACTCAACGCAGGCCACTCTTTCAACTCATTACTCTTTTTACACTCATGTAATCCATTCAGCACAATCATTACATTTAGACCTATTTACCCAATTCAACTTTAAATTTCTACAAAAAAATTCTCTATTTTCACCTGTTTTTACAAAAATTGACATTCCACAAGTCCAATGCACAAAAGAACTAAGATATCTTATCCATCAACCATTAAGTGTACTTCAACGATACAAATCAGCGCACAGAAAACAACTAATCCACATCAACTACTGTTTAAATGGCAGGGTCACACCGCCCCTGCTCTCGACGCAGAAACCATTGACTCAGGGGCCTCCAGCTTTGTTGGGAAGTCAGCCTGGTGCCCGACAGAATTCATTGAAGGCGAACGACTTTTGAATGAGTCACTGTTCCGGGAACAGCTGCGTTTCTAAAATGAGAATTCAACGCAGGGCTCTACTGACTGTGATCAATAACTGCACACGCCCCACTGTTGAACCTGACGCGCTCGCCCGTGTCTTCCCGATAATGACGCTCACTTGAGAGACACGTACGAAATCAGTCCCCTTTCGCTGCCTCGCAGCGTTGCAAATAGATCCACCAGAGAAATGACGACCCTTTCCCCCACCGAAGCTCCGTCAGCCTCGGAAGCACCAGAGACAGAACATTCGCCTGAACCAAATCATTTAAGTAAAGGCCTGACTTTACTGCTGGCGACAACCGTGGGAATGGTGGTCGGCAACCTGTATTACATGCAGCCTCTGCTGGGACTGATTGCAATCGACCTGGGATTGTCGGAGAGTGCCGTCGGTAGTGCAGCGACACTCAGCCTGATTGGTCAGTCATGCGGTATGCTGCTGATTCTGCCCCTGGGGGATATCTTTAATCGAAGGCCCTTGATTCTGATCTCGGTACTGCTTTCCATCTGCGCTTTATTACTGGTGGCCTCAGCTGACAGTCTTGGCTGGCTCTCCTTCGCCTGCCTGGCCCTGGGTCTGTCCACGACCGGCACACATATGACGATTTCCCTCGCCGCCAGCCTGGCCACTCCCGCAGAACGCGGACGCGTCGTGGGCACTGTCGTAGGGGGCCTGCTGACAGGACTGTTGCTTTCGCGGACGATCAGTGGTGTTCTGGGGCGACTGATTGACTGGCAATCGATATATTACATCGCGGCCTGCATGTTAACCTGCCTGCTGGCCCTGCTCTGGTATGCGTTGCCCAGCACGAAACCTCAGATTCGCATGGGATACATTCCTTTGCTGACTTCGATGTGGAAGCTGTTCACATCAGAGAAAGTCCTCAGAGAATCGTGTGTGTTCGGGAGCTTGAGCTTTGCTGCATTCAGTGCATTCTGGATGACGCTCGTCTTTCACCTGGAGCGTCCGCCCTTGAATTATGGCAGCGACGTCGCGGGGATGCTGGGACTGCTGGCCATCGGTGGTGCACTCGCTGCGGGGGGCGTCGGACGTTTAAGCGACCGTTTCGGCGCGCGTCCCATCATCGGCTTGTTCCAGCTGTTTACGCTGTGCTCCTTTGGAATTCTCTACTTTCAGGGAGAAACACTGCTCGGACTGGGAATCGGCGTGGTGCTGATGGACCTGGGAATCCAGGCCGTGCATGTGGGTAATCAGTCGCGGGTTTACAGTCTCTCTCCCGAAGCCCGTAACCGCCTGGGGACGATTTATATCGTGATCTACTTCGCGGGCGGTGCACTCGGTGCAGCAGTTGGCGTCTGGAGCTGGACTGAATTCGGCTGGGCCGGCGTCTGCAGTTCCAGTGCCCTGTTTATGCTGGCGGCTACTCTCTACTGGCTGCTCACCATCCGCAGAAACCGGGTTTGACGATTCGCACGACGGTTCACTTGCCGATATTCGTAGGCTGTTGAAAATGAATCAGCGTCGCGCTGTGCCAGGTCTTCTGCTCTGTTTCCACATAGCCGGTCTCCCGGGCAATCGCGCGGATCTGGTTGAGCGAATTCTGGTTCAGGTCGGTATCGGTGGCAGCGGCGACCCAGAATGATCCCGGATCGGTTTTCCAACTGTTGAGTAGATTCTGAAAGAAAGCAATCACTCCTGACTGCGGATTCCAGATATATGGCAACGCGTAGCGGGGATGAGGTTC is a window from the Gimesia benthica genome containing:
- a CDS encoding MFS transporter, encoding MTTLSPTEAPSASEAPETEHSPEPNHLSKGLTLLLATTVGMVVGNLYYMQPLLGLIAIDLGLSESAVGSAATLSLIGQSCGMLLILPLGDIFNRRPLILISVLLSICALLLVASADSLGWLSFACLALGLSTTGTHMTISLAASLATPAERGRVVGTVVGGLLTGLLLSRTISGVLGRLIDWQSIYYIAACMLTCLLALLWYALPSTKPQIRMGYIPLLTSMWKLFTSEKVLRESCVFGSLSFAAFSAFWMTLVFHLERPPLNYGSDVAGMLGLLAIGGALAAGGVGRLSDRFGARPIIGLFQLFTLCSFGILYFQGETLLGLGIGVVLMDLGIQAVHVGNQSRVYSLSPEARNRLGTIYIVIYFAGGALGAAVGVWSWTEFGWAGVCSSSALFMLAATLYWLLTIRRNRV
- a CDS encoding FG-GAP repeat protein; translated protein: MLLTNWLANVTSRLRKRPVFRSRDRRALRQRWQTARSNQISTTEVLEDRTLLTVFSRGELLSGPGSGTPYTADFDGSAVAVDGNWMVVGAPGADAGSTNNPGGNYVDSGAVYLYRRFDNGTPHNLNDDTWAYQQTLLNPGNGDPIGDQFGASVDIDGDKLIVGATFSGHTAYPGAAFVYQLDDNGTPSLLDDSWNMVRALTRTVVPSFNQDFFGNSVAISGNTAVVGAQFDGQGGYQTGTVYVFDSELDDWSGTVHETKIKANSPSYDARLGGAVDISADGNTIIAGASTYNGGYGAAYWFERNEGANPGVADDTWSEIKSVTGTQSGARYGYSVAIDTDYAVVGVPYFNAYGVGDSGFVAVYSAANNWNAYINLTANNNGFYDIGYQDHFGSAVAVSGDIVVVGSPENDYSYPDAGSVYIFDVSNSSNAERVYASHNSGSGSFGTAVSVSGSTIVGGAPNHAHNYAFEGAAFVYEKVLSPNSYGSFTVDGDFILNAFTSNVSISYDSGTGLITITDPDNILQAPVGSTLVDVHTISFPASTIPAGRSIIINGSSGDNYLNVDTSLAASGINVIYNGGGGAGFDSLGLTGSATDVEYRYDSASDGGVRLNGSGTDFITYTGLEPVASTITATNVTLNYVGGAETITVTSAGAGLTNVISTLGETTTFSNPTASLTINTEVGGGSGADTVNIQGVGGGFSANLIVNAGTDDAVNFQTAATNVEQATWTSMPAVSI